From a single Fusobacterium ulcerans ATCC 49185 genomic region:
- a CDS encoding iron-containing alcohol dehydrogenase, giving the protein MKLYNMNIPSNVYGGFGSIEHIETILNKEKVSNVIVFTDKGVRGSSFFSAIIEKIENTKVNYNIIDDLATEPSYHDVEKVMKELDKYKSDFIIAVGGGSVMDIAKLCSILKDASYTVKDLLKNPSQGSKQIKSLMIPTTCGTGSEATCNSIVAVPEEGLKVGIVNNGLIPDYVILDPAMIEKLPKKLIASTGVDALAHCVECLTSKKANPFSDLYALAGGELIFNNIRKAYLNPDDMEAKTNMLMGAFYGGIAITSSGTTAVHALSYPLGGKYHIPHGISNAIMMSPVMEFNKDACLEQFSRMCDRLRPDMSKNTPEEKAQYIIDEIKNIVEVTEIPVSLKEFGVTMNDLDFLVDAGSKVTRLLSNNLKELSLDDIKNIYLKVLN; this is encoded by the coding sequence ATGAAATTATACAATATGAATATCCCTTCTAATGTCTATGGAGGATTTGGAAGTATAGAGCACATTGAAACAATTTTAAATAAAGAAAAAGTTTCTAATGTTATAGTATTTACCGATAAAGGTGTTAGAGGAAGCAGTTTCTTTTCTGCAATAATTGAAAAGATTGAAAACACAAAAGTAAATTACAACATAATAGATGATCTAGCTACTGAACCAAGCTACCATGATGTAGAAAAGGTTATGAAAGAACTGGACAAATATAAAAGCGATTTTATCATAGCAGTAGGTGGAGGAAGTGTAATGGACATTGCAAAATTATGTTCAATCTTAAAAGATGCTTCTTACACAGTAAAAGATCTTTTAAAAAATCCATCACAAGGAAGCAAACAGATAAAATCATTAATGATTCCTACAACTTGTGGAACTGGTTCAGAAGCAACATGCAACTCAATAGTTGCTGTTCCTGAAGAAGGGCTTAAAGTAGGAATTGTAAATAATGGTCTTATTCCTGATTATGTGATACTGGATCCAGCAATGATAGAAAAGCTTCCTAAGAAGCTTATAGCTTCTACTGGAGTAGATGCTCTTGCTCACTGTGTAGAATGTCTTACTTCTAAAAAAGCTAATCCTTTCAGTGACTTGTATGCACTGGCTGGAGGAGAACTTATATTTAATAATATAAGGAAGGCCTATCTGAATCCAGATGATATGGAAGCAAAAACTAATATGCTTATGGGAGCCTTTTATGGAGGAATAGCAATAACTTCATCAGGAACTACAGCTGTCCACGCACTTTCTTATCCCCTAGGAGGAAAATATCATATCCCTCATGGAATCTCTAATGCAATAATGATGAGTCCAGTAATGGAATTCAACAAAGATGCCTGCTTAGAGCAATTTTCAAGAATGTGTGACCGTTTAAGACCAGATATGAGCAAAAATACTCCTGAGGAAAAAGCTCAATACATTATAGATGAAATAAAAAATATTGTTGAAGTTACAGAAATACCTGTCAGTTTAAAAGAATTTGGAGTGACTATGAATGATCTTGATTTCTTAGTTGATGCAGGAAGTAAAGTAACTAGGCTGCTTTCAAATAATTTAAAAGAACTAAGCTTAGATGATATTAAAAATATTTATTTAAAAGTTTTAAATTAG
- a CDS encoding RNA-binding domain-containing protein has protein sequence MKLQEGTSVELKEIFIPEIKKEVVAFANTNDGIIYIGVNDSGEILGVSNPDATLEQVTASIRNSIKPDVTMFVTTDIELIKGKNVVVVRVQRGASRPYYIADKGLKPSGVYVRQGSSSVPASEEHIRQMIKETDGDSYEELRSLNQELTFNFADSIFKKADITFGKAQKKTLGLIGEDELYTNLGLLISDQCAHTLKIAVFEGLEKKVFKDRKEFTGSLLKQVTDAFEFINLLNKTSATFEGLLRKDERDYPVEAIRESLLNAVVHREYSFGASTLINIYEDRIEFLSLGGIVSGLSLEAIMLGVSQSRNEKLANLFYRLHLIEAYGTGIQKIMSSYGEYGLKPQIKTEVGAFQVILPNVHYSEIKETAKEEYSKPTIKEQHKKILNLIEEKGGASRKEIEKYMKLRQARIITLLKEMIELNLIEKYREGRSFIYKKR, from the coding sequence ATGAAATTACAAGAAGGAACAAGTGTTGAGCTAAAAGAAATATTTATACCAGAGATAAAGAAAGAAGTAGTAGCTTTTGCTAATACTAATGATGGAATTATTTACATAGGAGTTAATGATTCTGGAGAAATACTAGGAGTAAGCAATCCTGATGCTACTTTGGAGCAAGTAACTGCTTCGATTAGAAATTCAATAAAGCCTGATGTAACAATGTTTGTAACAACTGATATAGAATTAATTAAAGGAAAGAATGTAGTAGTGGTAAGAGTACAAAGAGGAGCTTCAAGACCATACTATATAGCTGACAAAGGACTTAAACCTTCAGGTGTATATGTAAGACAGGGAAGTTCATCTGTTCCAGCTTCAGAAGAACATATAAGACAAATGATAAAAGAAACAGATGGAGATTCTTATGAGGAACTACGTTCATTAAATCAGGAACTTACTTTTAATTTTGCTGACAGTATATTTAAAAAAGCAGATATAACTTTTGGAAAAGCTCAAAAGAAAACATTAGGATTGATAGGAGAAGATGAACTATATACTAATTTAGGTCTTCTTATTTCAGATCAATGTGCTCATACATTAAAGATAGCAGTGTTTGAAGGTTTAGAAAAAAAAGTATTTAAAGATAGAAAAGAATTTACAGGTTCATTGTTAAAGCAAGTAACTGATGCATTTGAATTTATCAATTTATTAAATAAAACTTCTGCTACATTTGAAGGACTTTTAAGAAAAGATGAAAGAGATTATCCAGTAGAAGCTATTAGAGAATCACTTTTAAATGCAGTAGTTCATAGAGAATATTCTTTTGGAGCTAGTACATTAATCAACATCTATGAAGATCGAATAGAGTTTTTATCTTTAGGAGGAATAGTGTCAGGACTTTCTTTGGAAGCTATAATGCTGGGAGTATCACAGTCAAGAAATGAAAAATTGGCTAATTTATTCTATAGGCTGCACTTGATTGAAGCTTATGGTACTGGAATACAAAAGATAATGTCAAGTTATGGAGAGTATGGACTAAAGCCTCAAATAAAAACTGAAGTAGGAGCATTTCAGGTAATACTTCCTAATGTACATTATTCTGAAATAAAAGAGACAGCCAAAGAAGAGTATTCTAAACCAACTATAAAAGAACAGCATAAAAAAATATTAAATTTAATTGAAGAAAAAGGAGGAGCTAGTCGTAAAGAAATCGAAAAATATATGAAATTAAGACAAGCAAGAATTATTACTCTTTTAAAAGAAATGATAGAATTAAATTTAATAGAAAAATATAGAGAAGGAAGAAGTTTTATTTATAAAAAGAGATAA
- a CDS encoding FAD-binding protein, whose translation MDYTHHKVVIAGMGLAALASAARMYELGIRDIAIYTKGYGGSPVIAAINFVLPDNPYGDTIEKYAEDMFNAGYRIANRKLVNEMAENTMNGYDLLTRWGIKFAKNPDGTTKLRHVSGHTFPRSLCSTKELIGVEIVDKLIASLKEKGVKFYEGYECVKVLSEKNKVYGITVKDKNGNLENVYSEIVIAAWGGVGNLFGSSTYPMDIKGNTLSIAKEAGADLIDVEFLEYEPMVVAYPPGAVGEPCPTAMLGEGAHLLNSKGERFLLKVRPQGEAGSPKTLLNKQIWKEVNLGNGTEHGGVYVDLRHIDREVLKAYPWFFDRLMENGVDLNEQLLEVSPMAHSFSGGIKVDGNYESTVKGLYAIGEACGGIHGACRCAGNAASQAVLSGLLCGQAVAEAAANKAEEKKEFPIEYNTDKEIYNKYVPQIKEIAVKALGIYRDGKLLEDAKKIIADILEKDEIAKDTETLQIAESIYFMLKAASERKESRGTHMRLDYPEESKEFEKEITI comes from the coding sequence ATGGATTATACACACCACAAAGTCGTTATTGCTGGAATGGGATTAGCAGCTCTGGCATCAGCAGCAAGAATGTATGAACTTGGTATAAGGGATATTGCAATTTATACTAAAGGTTATGGCGGAAGTCCAGTTATAGCTGCAATAAATTTTGTTTTACCTGACAATCCTTATGGAGATACCATAGAAAAATATGCAGAGGATATGTTCAATGCAGGTTATAGGATAGCCAATAGAAAGCTTGTAAATGAAATGGCTGAAAATACAATGAATGGATATGATCTTCTTACTAGATGGGGAATCAAATTTGCTAAAAATCCTGATGGAACTACAAAGCTCAGACACGTATCTGGACATACTTTTCCAAGATCATTGTGCTCTACTAAAGAGTTAATCGGAGTGGAAATTGTTGATAAATTAATAGCTTCTTTAAAAGAAAAAGGAGTTAAATTCTATGAAGGATATGAATGTGTAAAAGTTCTAAGTGAGAAAAATAAAGTCTATGGAATCACAGTTAAAGATAAAAATGGAAATTTAGAAAATGTTTATTCTGAAATTGTCATAGCTGCATGGGGTGGAGTAGGAAATCTGTTTGGCTCTTCTACTTATCCAATGGATATCAAAGGAAATACTCTGTCAATAGCTAAAGAAGCTGGAGCAGATTTAATAGATGTAGAATTTTTAGAATATGAACCTATGGTTGTAGCATATCCTCCTGGAGCAGTTGGAGAACCTTGTCCTACTGCTATGCTTGGAGAGGGAGCTCATCTGCTGAATTCCAAAGGTGAAAGATTCCTTCTTAAAGTAAGACCACAGGGAGAAGCTGGCTCACCTAAGACATTGCTGAACAAACAAATATGGAAAGAAGTTAATCTAGGAAATGGAACTGAGCATGGAGGAGTTTATGTTGATTTAAGACATATAGACAGAGAAGTATTGAAAGCTTATCCATGGTTCTTTGATCGTTTGATGGAAAATGGAGTAGATCTTAATGAGCAATTACTAGAGGTAAGTCCTATGGCTCACAGCTTCTCTGGTGGAATCAAAGTGGACGGCAATTATGAATCTACAGTTAAGGGACTATATGCTATTGGTGAGGCTTGCGGCGGAATCCATGGAGCCTGCCGTTGTGCTGGAAATGCAGCCAGTCAGGCAGTTCTTTCAGGATTGCTTTGCGGACAGGCAGTTGCTGAAGCTGCTGCAAATAAAGCTGAAGAAAAGAAAGAATTCCCTATTGAATATAACACAGACAAAGAAATATACAATAAATATGTTCCTCAAATAAAAGAAATAGCTGTTAAAGCTTTGGGAATATACAGAGATGGAAAATTACTAGAAGATGCAAAGAAAATCATTGCTGATATCTTGGAAAAAGATGAAATAGCCAAAGATACAGAAACTTTGCAAATAGCAGAGTCTATTTACTTCATGCTGAAAGCTGCTTCTGAACGTAAAGAGAGCAGAGGAACTCACATGAGATTGGACTATCCAGAAGAATCTAAAGAATTTGAAAAAGAAATCACTATTTGA
- a CDS encoding toxin-antitoxin system YwqK family antitoxin, which yields MKKILILMASLLMISCGNNLKEIDLSLLENKSGVFYEKGAEKPFTGKVTAKYPDGKKMLESSWKNGKQDGKQTQYYEDGKPKIEGTFKDGKADGIIKVYDESGKVILQEEWKDGVKVKE from the coding sequence ATGAAAAAAATATTAATATTAATGGCATCCTTATTAATGATAAGCTGTGGAAATAATTTAAAAGAAATAGACCTTTCTCTATTGGAAAATAAAAGTGGAGTTTTCTATGAAAAGGGAGCCGAAAAGCCATTTACAGGAAAAGTAACAGCTAAATATCCAGATGGAAAGAAAATGCTGGAGAGCAGCTGGAAGAATGGAAAACAAGATGGAAAGCAGACTCAATATTATGAAGATGGAAAGCCTAAAATAGAAGGAACATTCAAAGATGGAAAAGCAGATGGAATAATAAAAGTATATGATGAATCTGGAAAAGTAATTCTTCAGGAAGAATGGAAAGATGGAGTAAAAGTTAAAGAATAG
- the pdxA gene encoding 4-hydroxythreonine-4-phosphate dehydrogenase PdxA has translation MNKLPIIGITMGDPASIGPEISLKALNNKDIYDRCRPVVIGDASVMKKAVEYTGLTNLKIHSIKNISEALFQHGTVDVYDMGIVNPEDFEIGKVSKAAGNAAFQYVKKVIELAQNNEIDATVTNALNKESINLAGHHYSGHTEIYAEFTKTKKYTMMLAHENLRVVHVSTHVSLREACDRCKKERVYDVIKIADDACKKLGIKNPKIGVAGLNPHCGENGLFGTEEVDEIIPAIDKAQQEGINAIGPIPPDTIFSKARGGWYDIVVAMYHDQGHIPLKVIGFVYNQKEQKWEAVAGVNITLGLPIIRSSVDHGTAFDQSGTGTANELSLINAIDYGIKLAENNIK, from the coding sequence TTGAATAAACTGCCTATAATAGGAATCACTATGGGGGATCCAGCAAGTATAGGTCCTGAAATATCTCTTAAAGCTTTAAACAACAAAGATATCTATGACAGATGCAGACCTGTTGTCATAGGAGATGCTTCAGTAATGAAAAAAGCTGTTGAATATACAGGGCTGACTAATCTAAAAATCCATTCTATCAAAAATATATCAGAGGCTCTATTCCAACATGGAACTGTAGATGTCTATGATATGGGAATTGTAAATCCTGAAGACTTTGAAATTGGAAAGGTTTCAAAAGCAGCTGGAAATGCAGCTTTCCAATATGTAAAAAAAGTAATAGAACTAGCACAAAATAATGAAATAGATGCTACTGTTACAAATGCTCTTAATAAGGAATCTATAAACCTTGCAGGACATCACTACTCAGGACATACTGAAATCTATGCTGAATTCACAAAAACAAAGAAATATACAATGATGCTTGCTCATGAAAATTTAAGAGTTGTACATGTAAGTACACATGTGTCTTTGAGAGAAGCTTGCGACAGATGTAAAAAAGAAAGAGTATATGATGTTATAAAAATAGCTGATGATGCTTGTAAAAAGCTTGGAATAAAAAATCCTAAAATAGGAGTGGCAGGACTTAATCCTCACTGTGGTGAAAATGGTCTTTTCGGTACAGAAGAAGTAGATGAAATCATTCCTGCAATAGATAAAGCTCAGCAGGAAGGTATCAATGCAATTGGTCCTATTCCTCCTGACACTATCTTTTCTAAAGCTCGTGGAGGATGGTATGACATTGTTGTAGCTATGTATCATGATCAGGGACATATTCCTTTAAAAGTTATAGGATTTGTATATAATCAAAAAGAGCAGAAGTGGGAAGCAGTTGCTGGCGTAAATATAACTTTAGGTCTTCCTATAATAAGAAGCTCTGTAGATCATGGAACAGCCTTTGATCAATCAGGAACTGGAACAGCAAATGAATTAAGCCTTATAAATGCAATAGATTATGGAATCAAGTTAGCAGAAAACAACATAAAATAA
- a CDS encoding HU family DNA-binding protein yields the protein MNSKEFLHYYRKLSILKNQEVNLNEAEEDIKMMIESIAEAVILDNELKIKNKGKFTLTDKKRKIVQNIYTSEKIELPSKKVFKYIQPKNLSI from the coding sequence ATGAATAGTAAAGAATTTTTACACTATTACAGAAAATTGAGCATCTTAAAAAATCAGGAAGTAAATTTAAATGAAGCTGAAGAAGATATAAAAATGATGATAGAAAGTATTGCTGAAGCTGTTATACTGGATAATGAATTAAAAATAAAAAACAAAGGCAAATTCACTCTTACAGATAAAAAAAGAAAAATAGTACAAAATATTTATACAAGTGAGAAGATAGAACTCCCTTCTAAAAAAGTATTCAAGTATATTCAGCCTAAAAATCTGAGTATATAA
- a CDS encoding GntR family transcriptional regulator: MGTFKPISNTNLYVEVINSIITAIATGELKSGEKIIEQTIATEMNISRAPIREAIRELAAQGIVEYIPKKGATVATLNKKSIEETYSLRALLEGMAVSLAIDNFTPEDIKTMVSLSKTMTESLKKQDVENFINCDVAFHNLICQRSNHTKLQKLIENFVLQTQLYMRMSKYNMLINSSLSIEYGVHDNLIELIKEKDKEKAEKEMKNHIMTSGEVLINYLLKSDEI; this comes from the coding sequence ATGGGGACTTTTAAACCAATATCAAATACAAATTTATATGTTGAAGTAATAAATTCCATTATTACAGCTATTGCCACAGGAGAACTCAAATCAGGAGAAAAGATAATCGAGCAGACTATTGCTACTGAAATGAATATCAGCAGAGCTCCAATAAGGGAAGCTATAAGAGAACTTGCAGCTCAGGGAATTGTTGAATATATTCCTAAAAAAGGGGCAACAGTTGCCACACTGAATAAAAAAAGTATAGAGGAAACTTATTCTCTTCGTGCTCTTTTAGAAGGAATGGCGGTAAGCCTCGCTATAGATAATTTTACACCAGAAGATATAAAAACTATGGTATCTCTTTCTAAGACTATGACAGAAAGCTTGAAAAAACAAGATGTAGAAAACTTCATTAATTGTGATGTTGCTTTCCACAATCTTATCTGCCAGAGATCAAACCATACAAAACTTCAAAAATTAATAGAGAATTTTGTTCTCCAGACACAGCTTTATATGAGAATGTCAAAATATAATATGCTGATAAACTCAAGCCTTTCTATTGAATATGGGGTACATGACAACCTCATAGAATTAATCAAAGAAAAGGATAAAGAAAAGGCAGAAAAAGAAATGAAAAATCATATAATGACTTCTGGAGAAGTTCTTATTAATTATCTTTTAAAAAGTGATGAAATATAA
- the dapA gene encoding 4-hydroxy-tetrahydrodipicolinate synthase — protein sequence MKNVEIKGVIVPLLTPMNADETINEKELRNQVNHQIESGIHALFPLGTNGEAYILSREEKEQVLKIVVDEAKGRVPVYGGTGCVSTKETIELSLKAKEIGIDVLSIITPSFAAASQDELYEHYKEVAEAVDLPIVLYNIPARTGNALAPATVEKLSKIPNIVGVKDSSGNFDNMLQYIEKTRYRKDFAVLSGNDSLILWCLLAGGRGGIAGCANVFPSTMASIYDTFVAGNLEKAREIQDSIRSFRDCFKFGNPNTIVKTAVSLLGYPVGKCRKPFCQVPEAGIEAIKKVLEANTAKGMK from the coding sequence ATGAAAAATGTAGAAATAAAAGGAGTTATAGTACCTCTATTAACTCCTATGAATGCTGACGAAACAATAAATGAAAAAGAATTAAGAAATCAGGTAAATCACCAAATTGAATCAGGAATACATGCATTATTTCCTCTTGGAACAAATGGAGAAGCTTACATATTAAGTCGTGAAGAAAAAGAGCAGGTTTTAAAAATAGTAGTAGATGAGGCAAAAGGAAGAGTTCCAGTTTATGGTGGAACTGGTTGTGTAAGTACAAAAGAAACAATAGAATTATCTCTAAAAGCTAAAGAGATAGGAATAGATGTCCTTTCTATCATCACACCATCATTTGCTGCTGCATCTCAAGATGAACTTTATGAACACTATAAAGAAGTGGCTGAGGCTGTAGATCTTCCAATAGTTCTATACAATATACCAGCAAGAACTGGAAATGCCTTAGCTCCTGCTACAGTTGAAAAATTAAGTAAAATTCCTAATATAGTTGGAGTAAAAGACAGCAGTGGAAACTTTGATAATATGCTTCAATATATAGAAAAAACAAGATACAGAAAAGACTTTGCTGTACTATCAGGAAATGACTCTCTTATCTTATGGTGTCTTTTAGCTGGAGGAAGAGGAGGAATAGCTGGTTGTGCCAACGTTTTCCCTTCTACAATGGCTTCTATCTATGATACTTTTGTAGCTGGAAATTTAGAAAAAGCTAGAGAAATTCAAGACAGTATCCGTTCTTTCAGAGATTGCTTTAAATTTGGAAACCCAAATACAATTGTAAAAACTGCTGTATCTCTTCTTGGATATCCTGTTGGAAAATGCAGAAAACCTTTCTGCCAAGTTCCAGAAGCTGGGATAGAAGCTATCAAAAAAGTACTTGAAGCAAATACTGCAAAAGGAATGAAATAA
- a CDS encoding TRAP transporter permease, with product MEKSSSSIRNYILNTIVVIFIGFQLYLALIKPLDPMLQNPMHLILALLVIFIVNPADKNSGKKWMKLLDIPFFAGIIFLLYYTIVEFPRLSIRVQYVDIVTAMDKMATVICILVLLEAVRRTLGKILFIFILLFIIYDWLGMYCPGILYFKGTNMRSFTETMMLGSGGIFGTPLYTSATSLFYFILFGAFFSQCGGGQLLIDFGMKFSNKSAGGPAKAAIISSGLMGMISGSAVANVSTTGVMTIPMMKKVGYEPHQAGAIEAVASTGGQIMPPIMGVGAFIMAEMLGVPYKTVAFAAIIPALAYYGSVFFLVTFMAKKEAIVSDKEAVTIEIKDPLLERVYMIIPAIVLVIYIISGKSLMRSGMVGIFAVLLCNLFSKFYKGGKYYQSLRTTADTAVDGVKQASNIAIPTAACGIIIGVVIQSGLATRFSNIIAKIGTSHLSVALIIAMFGCMLLGMALPTVAAYLVSNILFVPVLIKLNVNPLSANMFVFYFGIMAQITPPVCLASYTAAGIAGADSLKTGFTGFMYALVAFLVPFVFVYNPELLLMGTPGEIAKATVILFFGTYLLAGAISGYMVAPLNKFNRAILFIGALCMIAPETITDIIGLVIGVYIIAAGLLKKKKVPVEA from the coding sequence ATGGAAAAAAGTTCTAGTAGTATACGAAATTATATTCTAAATACAATTGTTGTCATTTTCATTGGATTCCAATTATATTTAGCTTTAATAAAGCCATTGGATCCTATGCTTCAAAATCCAATGCACTTGATTTTGGCTCTTTTGGTTATTTTTATAGTAAATCCTGCAGACAAAAATTCAGGAAAAAAATGGATGAAATTATTGGATATCCCATTTTTCGCAGGTATCATTTTTCTGCTTTATTATACAATAGTTGAATTTCCTCGTCTTAGCATCAGAGTGCAATACGTAGATATTGTTACTGCTATGGATAAAATGGCAACTGTTATCTGTATACTGGTTCTGCTTGAAGCTGTTCGTAGAACTCTTGGAAAAATACTTTTCATATTTATACTTCTGTTTATAATATATGACTGGCTTGGAATGTACTGCCCAGGAATATTGTACTTTAAAGGTACAAATATGAGAAGCTTTACTGAAACAATGATGCTTGGTTCAGGGGGAATATTTGGAACACCTCTATATACTTCTGCAACAAGTTTATTCTATTTTATTCTATTTGGAGCATTCTTCTCTCAATGTGGCGGAGGTCAGCTGCTTATAGACTTTGGTATGAAATTCTCTAATAAAAGTGCTGGAGGACCAGCAAAAGCTGCCATCATCTCTTCTGGTCTTATGGGAATGATATCTGGAAGTGCTGTTGCCAATGTATCAACTACTGGGGTAATGACTATTCCTATGATGAAAAAAGTAGGATATGAACCTCATCAGGCTGGTGCTATTGAAGCTGTTGCTTCTACAGGTGGACAGATTATGCCTCCAATCATGGGAGTGGGAGCTTTCATCATGGCAGAAATGCTTGGAGTTCCATATAAGACAGTAGCCTTTGCAGCAATTATTCCAGCTCTTGCATATTATGGTTCAGTATTCTTCCTTGTTACATTCATGGCTAAAAAAGAAGCTATAGTATCTGACAAAGAAGCTGTAACTATTGAAATAAAAGATCCTCTTCTTGAAAGAGTTTATATGATAATTCCTGCAATCGTTCTTGTTATATATATCATTTCAGGAAAATCATTGATGAGAAGTGGAATGGTTGGTATATTTGCAGTTCTCCTTTGCAACTTATTCAGTAAATTCTACAAAGGTGGAAAATATTATCAATCTCTTAGAACAACAGCAGACACAGCTGTAGATGGGGTTAAGCAAGCTTCTAACATCGCTATACCTACTGCTGCCTGTGGAATAATCATTGGTGTTGTTATTCAGTCAGGACTTGCTACAAGATTCTCTAATATAATTGCTAAAATAGGTACTTCTCATTTAAGTGTAGCTCTTATAATAGCGATGTTTGGATGTATGCTTCTTGGTATGGCTCTTCCTACAGTTGCTGCTTACCTTGTATCAAATATACTTTTTGTACCCGTATTGATAAAACTTAATGTAAATCCATTATCTGCAAATATGTTTGTATTCTACTTTGGAATAATGGCTCAAATTACTCCTCCAGTATGTCTTGCTTCTTATACTGCAGCAGGAATAGCTGGTGCTGATTCCTTGAAAACAGGATTCACAGGCTTTATGTATGCACTGGTTGCTTTCTTAGTGCCATTTGTATTTGTTTACAATCCAGAACTTCTGTTAATGGGAACTCCAGGAGAAATTGCTAAAGCTACAGTTATTCTGTTCTTTGGAACATATCTTCTTGCAGGAGCAATTTCAGGATATATGGTAGCACCACTCAATAAATTCAACAGGGCTATCCTCTTTATTGGTGCGCTTTGTATGATTGCTCCAGAAACTATAACAGATATAATTGGATTGGTTATTGGAGTGTATATAATTGCTGCTGGTCTTCTTAAAAAGAAAAAAGTTCCAGTAGAAGCATAA
- a CDS encoding YhcH/YjgK/YiaL family protein: MIIDKIENISFYEKIVKNLSAAVKTLDEFKTFETGRYEYDWGFFMVQEGVTKGITEGNFETHDKYIDIQILLEGSEVLAWAEHKELFDPEPYNETKDATYYKNGSLENRIKITPGMFYICFPHDGHKAVRHTEFSTRYKKLVLKLPK, translated from the coding sequence ATGATAATAGATAAAATAGAAAATATATCATTTTATGAAAAAATAGTAAAAAATCTTTCAGCAGCAGTTAAAACATTAGATGAATTTAAAACTTTTGAAACTGGAAGATATGAATATGACTGGGGATTCTTCATGGTTCAAGAGGGAGTTACTAAAGGAATTACAGAAGGAAATTTTGAAACTCATGACAAGTATATAGATATTCAGATCCTCTTAGAAGGGTCTGAAGTTCTTGCTTGGGCTGAGCATAAAGAATTATTTGATCCAGAACCATATAATGAAACAAAAGATGCTACTTATTATAAGAACGGCAGTCTTGAAAACAGAATTAAAATAACTCCTGGAATGTTCTATATATGCTTTCCACATGATGGACATAAAGCAGTAAGACATACAGAATTCTCAACAAGATATAAAAAACTTGTTTTAAAATTACCAAAATAA
- a CDS encoding TAXI family TRAP transporter solute-binding subunit — translation MKKLLLMLCLCGTFVACGEKKSEDTAAATAAGKKVHLTFATQEVGTGAYQYASAISNIFLKGLPEGSNIDLTTESPGGVGAPIVLENEQCDIIMSNAGPAKWSEESGILGKEPTKSTTAIAGGLGHDFLNVLFTKEFVDKTGITTVEELVEKKYPVRIAIKKIGTLGNLAGVKLFETFGVTFDDIRSWGGSVDLLGGDAIKIYLQDGKADMTIDHVAAGQANTTELCMTKAMYFPQLSQDTLDKLAHAGFDYIDIDANTWNGQTNVIKSVGSQQVILVHKNMDDDTAYSLAKSLCEGKDELASQLAALSYFNPATAGTPAQTGVKLHPGAERYYKEKGYLK, via the coding sequence ATGAAAAAATTGTTATTAATGTTATGTTTATGCGGAACATTTGTAGCTTGTGGTGAGAAAAAATCTGAAGATACAGCAGCAGCAACAGCAGCTGGAAAAAAAGTCCACTTAACATTTGCAACTCAAGAAGTAGGAACAGGAGCATATCAATATGCATCTGCTATATCTAATATCTTCTTAAAAGGGCTTCCTGAAGGTTCAAATATTGACCTTACTACTGAATCTCCTGGTGGAGTTGGAGCTCCAATAGTTTTAGAAAATGAGCAGTGCGACATTATAATGAGTAATGCAGGACCTGCAAAATGGTCTGAAGAATCTGGAATATTAGGAAAAGAACCTACAAAATCTACAACAGCTATTGCTGGTGGATTAGGACACGACTTCCTAAACGTTTTATTTACAAAAGAGTTTGTTGATAAAACTGGAATCACAACAGTAGAAGAATTAGTAGAGAAAAAATATCCAGTAAGAATAGCTATCAAAAAAATAGGTACTCTTGGAAATCTAGCTGGGGTTAAACTTTTTGAAACTTTCGGTGTTACATTTGATGATATCAGATCTTGGGGTGGAAGTGTTGATTTACTAGGTGGAGATGCTATAAAGATTTATCTTCAAGATGGTAAAGCAGATATGACTATTGACCACGTTGCAGCTGGTCAGGCGAATACTACTGAGCTTTGTATGACTAAAGCTATGTATTTCCCTCAATTAAGTCAAGATACTCTGGACAAACTTGCACATGCAGGATTTGACTACATTGATATCGATGCCAATACATGGAATGGACAGACAAATGTTATTAAATCTGTTGGTTCTCAACAAGTTATCCTTGTTCATAAAAATATGGATGATGATACAGCTTACAGTTTAGCTAAATCTCTTTGTGAAGGAAAAGATGAACTTGCTTCTCAGCTTGCAGCTTTATCTTACTTCAATCCTGCAACAGCAGGAACTCCTGCTCAAACTGGAGTTAAATTGCATCCAGGTGCAGAAAGATATTACAAAGAAAAAGGATACTTAAAATAA